The segment tttttcctttttcctttttctttcctttaaatagaaaacatgtcctatgaaaggaatgtcctttgctcctggttcctgtgcggagcagctcccttcctgctggctgagctgctcaggcagagcccggcagctcctggccctgcagggctgaggcttttccccgttgctgggcacagactgatggagcagcactgctgaacacgggcacacagagggaccaggagcagctgcctttgcccacctgaggctccaaggcccaaactctgagcagccagggctggaagagactggcaggatctgatccctgactctgggccagggctgcacaaatgaccccacagcaccagcagcagcagcagcagcagcagcagcagcagcagcagcagcagcagcagcagatggagctgactttcagcacagcccctgcccctgttccctcccgtgtgcagcggtgtcacagcagcctgaggcacctgggagcccccagtgccagcagggacttgagatggcagccctgggctcctggaggctgtgcagggaatggagctgagcactccctgtccatggggagcttgcagatcgaaagggctgctgtgcccaggcagctccaagggcacagaaaggaggctctggagcactggatctgtgccagtgccacagtcctgggcagcagctagccagccctgggggaacagagggcacagcacgagggacagaagcaggcaagggcagagactggagagagccagagccaggagcaggaacagctgctccattgcactcttggagaaagctcttggctggttccaagcactgaaaggcgtgaagggcagagaggaggccacagcaaacaatgctcctgtttgcacagcctcccctctccgtgtcccagaaggaattgcatggactgtgctcttctctccgagtcgtctcgttcagcatgagcagctcagcaccaggagctgaaggagctgaagcctcaggccacaggagctgggcaagaggagactttctgagcaaatgaatgctgctaacatggacccagctgaatgcagtggatagaatcatggaatcacagaatcctttctgttggaaaagccctctgagctcacccagttcagccgctcagccagcagtgccaagcccagcactaaaccacgtccctgaagtgccaaggcctggacagcagccctgagtgaggcctgaacagcaggccctgagcccaaggtggcctctggatgaaccttccaaccaaaggttatctttgtatctgctccctgatgaaatgtgcatggtcattagcactgtgatagatgtagccactcattagtgaaacatgtattgaccgttgtgtatttagaagccagacaaggccatgaaatctgacatctggccttgtttggggctgaatggtcaaagtcagctcccttggttcctcctggggccctggccaggctttgggagggacccaagagaggatgaaaccagatgttgccacactagcagtgctgtcagtttgtccattcagcactgtcagagctgggctctctcccagcggggttggagcctcacctgtggctggaggcacctgcaggaattgccagtgcccaggagtggctctgcagcccttggctgtgacagcttccccagctgctgtgtgggtctgggggatgggaaaggctgagggtaactggggctggatctttctcaatcactgcaggcaatctttggtggggatggttgggtgcattgctgagctgctcctgttgtgattctttgctgctttgagctgcaggaaataacactgattccttcagttggagtctgtgtctttggtgctgaccctgcccactggcaaaacaaaactggcccagtctggccagatcccaacaaaatgtcacttgttcagtgtaaatgtgaggaatcagtgccatcagaaattcccagatgggaagcccttccctggagttccctggctctggagtgggctgaggtgggagccctgtgggagcagtggggcagtcgggtaaaagaggctgaacccctggatggcttAAAATGCATCCAAATTTACataagggaaaaggaaaagaacttgtgggtttgggaagaCAGGCATGAACTTTGTTAATGacacattggaaacagcaccaacaTAAGGAAAAACTGTTGTTGTCACTCCCACACAGAGTGACAGAAGGTTTCAATCTTGAGCTCAGGTTCATTTGTGCTAGTGATACAATGTTAGTAGTAATAATAAGAATATAAATTAATCGTAATAGTTATATACAATAAcacacaataatttatattttatctatgtaattaaaaattgataCTATTAAATAAGGCTGACAGTACTAATATGTCAGCTTTAGCTGCTCACTTTGACACTAAATACTCTACAGAAAAGGACTGGCCAAGCCCCAAATGTCAGTGGTAAACTTTGTGAACTCTGTACAAGGCataaaggaggaagggatgaaattggctatttctataggatttgctgatactgtgatgtgGAATGCTTTTTCTATTATTGTGAGAAATACAGTGattaagcctgcagggtttttcatatCCCAGACAAACCACAAGCTGCAGCATTGGTCGAttgggtgaaggggttgttaaaagagcagttgaaaaaatgagaagatgggaacctgtccccatggagaacccatctcccagatgtgctccatgcccttaacgatggcccactggggaaatggaaacccctggctgtgcatggctgcacccaatttacattaatgaactaaatcaattattagaagaagtaagaagtgatatgctgttaaaatatccaacagcacatcctgcgagctccaacaaacacaaatggggctctgcagaactgcacggccttggattatctgcttgctggccagggaggatcctgggctattccaggacaggaatgttgcaggaatgtctatcagtgctgggtttgaggtccaACAATCAGGAATCACCTCGATAGAAAGATGAgtagaagagaggcagaaagaagaaaattcctcatggtgggattggctcccaaattggaggctgctgtgaagtGCATTCGTGGCAGTCACTGGAATCATTGCATTGTGAGCACTTGGTGTGTTATGATTCCATGTTGGAGTTATTGTgacaccttgtgctggaaatggagtaCTGGGACTTGTCCATAaagagacacagtctcaagAAAAATAGGGGCATTTGATAAAGGACAGAGGATAGCAACTAATTAGGGCtgttttaaaaggaatgcaaattgtagctctgagtaatgaacttgaacagcacttaattgaagaacaagagGTGATGCCTTTGTGCCTAATACCTAAATCTAAACTCTGTTATCCAAAGAATTGTTCTgaaggttgcagttcatctgtagGTTAAAGCACTGATTGAAgcactgaggcctcaccaggccctgactgaggcctgaacaacaggccctgaggcaaagctgagctccagatgaaccttccaaccaaaggttataTTTGTATCTGCTCATTAATGAATCATTATTAGCAATATAAGCTCTGTACATGTTCAttggtgaaatatggatttacTTTTTTGTATTTGGAAACCAGAAAAGGCCCCATCTGActttgtttggggctgaatggtcaaagtcacctcccttggttcctccctgagccctggccaggctttgggagggagccaagaggaggatgaaaccggatgttgccacactagcagtgctgtcagtttgtccattcagcactgtcagagctgggccctctcccagcggggttggagcctcacctgtggctggaggcacctgcaggaattgccagtgcccaggagtggctctgcagcccttggctgtgacagcttccccagctgctgtgtgggtctgggggatggtaaagcctgagggtaactggggctggatctttctcaatcactgcaggcaatctttggtggggatggttgggtgcattgctgagcttctgcttttgtaattattttctaacaattatgtgctttgctgagcctctcctattgtaattttttgcagacATACATTAGATAAAttacacaattccttcagttggtgtctgtgtgtttggtgctgaccctgcccactggcataACTGACCCTGTGggctccatggaaccaaggggacattgtgacactgaagggCCTCCTGTAACCAGGGGACCGTGGTGATCCTGTGGGGCctaatggaaccaaggggccattgtgacaccgtGGGGCTCATGGAACCACAGATACCATTCTGACACTGTGGGGACTCACGGGGACAAGGCTCCATTGTTTTcacctccctggcactgcccagttcagcctttccctgcccctgccccagcccagcagagcagcagagtcaggTCAGGTCCTGCGGCAGGAACTGGAGGCCCTGGAGGTCAGGGACAGCCACTCTGTGTCTGGGATGCTCAGCAGATGCTCAGctcgggcagctcctgcagccccagggccagccccgctgcccagcccagcagcagagttgGCCCCGGGgctcctcaggcagctcctgctggcccagggacagggcagcctcttgccagggctcctctgcacccccacgggctcctgccctgctcctggcccatgccagctgcccccagagcctttcccaggggaACACGTCTGTGCTGGCCCGAGCAGccattgctgcagccctgccctgctgcccagagccccgagctggggctgctgctctgcagagcacgggggctgtgctgcccggggccctggactgcctctgctgggctctgctgctcagcctgggacacagaggcagctgagggtgctCCTGCCCTGACCCCCTCCCACACGGGCTCTGCGGGGCCATGGAGGGGCTCAGAGGTGCCTGCCTtgttccagggctgccagaggggctcggggctgccctggatcctccTGGGGGAGAtccctgaggggcagaggagtcAGTGCCCAGActcctttccctgtgcctgctgtgcccctgggctgcagagctctcctggctcaCAGCAGACATTCAGGCCTTGATCTCAGGGTGACCCCACCCTGGCCAGGCCCTGTGCCCAGTGAGCTCCActccctgctggtccctggcacactctgtccctgcaggtcccctgtgctctcctgcagctcccaaggccCTCCAGACAAACATTCCCCTGCCATCAGCCCTGGCacaagctgcagagccccaggaaggtTCAGCACAGACCATTCAGCATCTGATGGGCACTGGCCACCAACAAGCAAAACCTGACCCAGACCTGAGTCCCCTGAAGGCCACAGTGAGACCCTGATCTCATCCCACTGAACCTGGGAGAGCAAGGAACACAAGGAAGGAGCCTCTTGAGAGTCCTGAGAGTGACTCTGGAGGGGAGCaaagcctccctgccctgccctcaggagatgccctttgctgatggagctgctgtgctggagcccagctgtgtcccagcagtgcccatggcctgtccctgcctgaggtcacagcagggacacgcagcagcacagggaccaagctgccagagcactctggccttgcacccacagcagggctggggaggggagtgtggagctggggggagcagaTGTGCAAAGAGGCAGGGCCATTGTCCCTGGccgtgctgctgtgctgggagccccttccctcagcctctgctcacaggcactgcccctgcagagccagagaagGGCTGAGGAAATGCCTTGGACACACAAGGCAGGGCAGACAGTGGATTTTATTCAAATTCACAGGGATCAAGCCTCCTTAAAGTCTTGgtgtttcaaaaaaaaagtagatgtaGAAATGCTCAGTGGAGTATTACAGCATTTTATAAAACACATTATAACAcggaaaaataataagaaaaagtcCCAATGAAAAAATGGACAAATAGGAATAAATGGCCGAGAGACTGTAAAGAATTACATTCTGAAGgttctgaagcagaaaagagaGAGTTTATTGTTTCTGAAAAGATACAGTCATCATTTTTCTCAGGGTatccttgagctcctggttcctcaggctgtagatgagggggttcagggctggaggcaccaccgagtacagaactgacagggccagatccagggatggggaggacagggagggggGCTTCAAGTGAGCAAATGTGGCAGTGATGATGAACAGGGATatcacagccaggtgagggaggcaggtggaaaaggctttgtgccgtccctgctcagaggggatcctcagcacagccctgaagatcttcacataggagaaaacaatgaacacaaaataacccaaaaaaagaaaagcactaaAAGCAACAAGCCCAAATTCCCTCAGGTTTGTgtctgagcaggagagcttgaggatctgtgggatttcacagaagaactggcccagggcattgccatggcacaggggcagggaaaatgtattggccgtgtgcacgagagcattgagaaaggcactggcccaggcagctgctgccatgtgggcacaagctctgctgcccaggagggtcctgtagtgcaggggtttgcagatggacacgtagcggtcgtagcacatcacggtcagaAGATagaactctgctgagatgaagaagagaaagaaaaagacctgtgcagcacatgcagtgtaggagatgttgctggtgtcccagagggaattgtgcatggctttggggacagtggtgcagatggagcccaggtcagcgagggccaggttgagcaggaagaagaacatgggcctgtgcaggtggtggccgcaggctacggcgctgatgatgaggccgttgcccaggagggcagccagggagatgcccagcaagaggcagaagtgcaggagctgcagctgccgcgtgtctgccaatgccagcaggaggaagtgcctgatggagctgctgttggacatttgctgggactccacatgggcacctgttcatggagaataggacagtgaagagttagaggagattcctgtaaccaaaatcaaagccatttcccgTACACCCTCCTCTGGAACACACAGACAGCCTTTGGTGTTTAAGAGTtccagggttttctttttaagctcccCCTATATCTCTCCTCCTATTCTTAGATATCAGGAActcacaggctgagggcagaggcttggctggggcacaggagggagggggcttgttcagagggaggggctgcactgcaggggctcctgtgggcatctctaaactctccctgccacagcattgctgggctttgttttctctcattgcctgatcttctctttgcttcctgcagatttccctcctgcaggtgtttccctgtgcctgatctctccctgccagcactcacagactccaaatctctgtgcacactccttggccctacagaaccctgcctgtttgcagggcactggctgggggcaggttctgtttgcagcttggagaaaggacagctcagactgagcctgatggctccagcaaaggtgatgctgctgctgtccatgggcagagtggctgaaagcacattagggatctcctgtaaACCTACTGATCACTAAAAGCAAGAGTTTGGATGTCTtgtgaacttttaaaatttcataaatAATAATTCATAAGCAAAATTTACCAGGTCAGATATTACAGGCAACTGTCAAAATTTataatcatcctttaatatttatcaCCACCTCCCTACCATTCTTcaatagtaggaaactgaataaAAAGTCTTAAGaaatttcttgtattttatcaaaatcctagacttggaaatattctatgactgaCCAGAACCCTTGAGAATGTCAGAGCTTCATGaacatttcacctcccctgcaccagaaatacccagagatgtactcacaggctctgcaggcattgggatgttccagcttgaggagatggctccaggagctgcagctgcattgtcctgcagccagaggttcctgtgccaagggctggcagtgattgtgccccaggcacttctcagccccttcccagccctgactgattgaagctctctgtgcctctgggctgtgcccgggctggctgcaggcagtgccccagccctgctgggctggcacaagagctgctcatccagagaaatgtgcttttgaagctcttcttggtgaccaggagctgcctctgggccaggagcccagcccagctcagcagcacagacacagcacaaggactttaatcagcctctgggcctttgtgctcaggccctggacatcagtccctgagagggagctgaagaaacctctccagaactccaaggcagaatccaactccaaagtttcttggacttttaatgggtcccagagaggaacacgactgagcaagtgtccccaggccccaggcagagcagagaactgcaggcagtgatgacaggtggggacaaagagaagccaagtcttggtgccctggggcacagcagggtctgtgccagcaagggctgggaggagacaccttgtcctgaggccctggggcctcctggcacagccccagccaggctgggcactgtcagccccttgtgctgccctcagcatccccccctagcccacatcccagtggcctcaaggatctgctgcaaggagtccctggggagccttgctcagcaatggccctgggggctccttcatgctccctgcagggactgcaggtttttcaaaggacttggggtttggcttttgccttggagtctctgagaggtttgtgcaatcatggcctccaattatctgctataattagtccctggagattCTCTGCCTGTTGCAGCATTGATTGggactcattaatacttcagggtacttaagttttttaagctacttcctctttcccttttgatacagactctatgAGAAAGATTGTGCATTTACAGGTTCCAATTATCTGcctaatgagtccctggagagccgttatcagtaacaacactcagtgggctcattaatgcttcaagtacttcagttattttaaggtacttgttgtttcccttttgatacagactctgtgagaggtttgtgcaatcatggctccaattatctgctttaatgagtcccttgagagctctgtactgacactcagtggtgctcagtaatgctttgagcttctcaaaaattttaaggtagtttggaatttcctttccactctgagtctctgagatgtttttggtccatcctggcctccaattctctcctccaaggagtccatgcggagcctgtgttggggatggacctcactgagacccattcatgctttgagacactttggggttttcttctggctttgactcctggaaaggtttgtgcaatctcctctcaggccctgaggttccagggctcagctccaaatgcaccacagggctcatcaggatgcagcaagtcctgacaaaccatggctctgccttgatttccctctgctctaatgcagtttatcaggaatgtatctggagtgagTTTGGTTTGCTAAtatgagatttctcagccaacacatctattagtgcagtgggatcagtaTTGGCTAATTtccattgcactcactggaatatatttactcatttcctgctgtgagataggattaggagaaaggcaaactaggctcaaaattttaaaagggtatatagaaaagtttattaccagtaaatagaagaaagagtaataaggatctgaacacttctcctctccctacaaccttttctttcttactgacaatgcaaggagacaaaacctgaaagtttcagtcagtttacaccatctagaacagtctttcttcagttcacttagggagaggagtctctctttcatgctatggagacttctccataagaaaaacgtttgctcgtggctctcaattcccacaaatagcagctgcccagaaaatctggaatcgtgaagtccctcccattttttcatagcttttcccacagctgtttttatgggccatgtcaacttatggggtatgagtttaaagatgagctgttgaagagcaaagattctcttcatctatttctaaAACCATCTTCCTCTCTGAAAACAAagatcttcttctctccctgagggcacagggcCTCATCagtcttctctttttctctgtacAAACTTCTCAtaggatcacagctacttcaacatttgcctactttagcatggaggtttttgctgaacaagtcatctccccatattttcaaatagttatagggaaaagagagtctgatatattaattccatccttctccatagctttacaagaggatttcagccccaagatcaaggcatctcctcattcctcccatctgggactcagcttccccttcagtgacctgggtgtcttcatgtttgtccttttctctcactggagggaggatggaagcgctgaaagagttcatatctcacccggggcctgcagatggttccgtgcccccggccgggctcggtgcttgcagccggagctgttttacgatggaggtttctgcagcggctgcgctggggctgtgtcaggatgggccgcgctggggcagggccaggatctcagcagccaggccagagcacagcagcagcacggctggggccgatggcttctcctgcccctgcccggggcttgcggctgaagcccaagggtggcagaatcttggctgagccggcccggcccggggctgctcctggggcccggtggatcctggctgggcccgggctggcggcggggcagggctcagcagggcccagatgttcccaactgcagccatggcccggcccggcctcggccccgcggcctcccctgccctgcccggcagccgatggggcctggcggggtccctgggaaggggcccggccccacggcaggagccgcccggcccggcctggctgagacggggccgggtcagccttgttacctctgtgccagccagaagggaaagagaccctcccaggctttcccatctttaacatgtgtcttcacagaggcgtgtacagtttccttcatagtttaacagattgtcaattctcaaagataattactgattgttttttttgtcagacatggaggaaactgctagcagcttctcttagaacatcacttccgtgatgcaaaaccaccacaactgcacagagcacagagctcctttgtccatatatagtgctcatgtgcccgaggtttcaaaatacctccctgggagatctccgggccctctccaaggtgttttcaaatgaaaacattcagctcagagtctaagaaaatcaccagaggacagggccagcctggcctgtctgtcctggctacttttgtctgagatcagtccttggataaacagaattgagaggccaaattctaattttggccatggtccctggacctGAAAgccggttcttttccataggaaggaaggaacagagccccagggtttcaggggcagatgagaggtggccaccagaggccaaggccagccagagcaagcaggattttgttctgagtgatatccttgcatataggaattgCTTTAAGGAGAGtttcaattttggcaatgggc is part of the Agelaius phoeniceus isolate bAgePho1 chromosome W unlocalized genomic scaffold, bAgePho1.hap1 SUPER_W_unloc_1, whole genome shotgun sequence genome and harbors:
- the LOC143692376 gene encoding olfactory receptor 14J1-like; this encodes MAGKADGRVVGAVVETTHCPHDQRHRGSDPPPTSLRRHFPRMRAFGDALCLPCAHVESQQMSNSSSIRHFLLLALADTRQLQLLHFCLLLGISLAALLGNGLIISAVACGHHLHRPMFFFLLNLALADLGSICTTVPKAMHNSLWDTSNISYTACAAQVFFFLFFISAEFYLLTVMCYDRYVSICKPLHYRTLLGSRACAHMAAAAWASAFLNALVHTANTFSLPLCHGNALGQFFCEIPQILKLSCSDTNLREFGLVAFSAFLFLGYFVFIVFSYVKIFRAVLRIPSEQGRHKAFSTCLPHLAVISLFIITATFAHLKPPSLSSPSLDLALSVLYSVVPPALNPLIYSLRNQELKDTLRKMMTVSFQKQ